The genomic segment CGGCGACGTGCTGCGCTCCGCGGCGGCGGCCGGCGAGGAGCACCCGATGACGGTGGCGCTCGGCAAGGACGTCGAGGGCGGGTACGTCATGGCGAACCTCGCCAAGATGCCGCACATCCTGGTCGCCGGCGCGACCGGGTCCGGGAAGTCGTCCTGCATCAACGGCCTCATCACCTCGATCATGTGCCGCGCCACCCCGGACGAGGTCCGGATGGTGCTGGTGGACCCCAAGCGCGTCGAGCTGACCGCGTACGAGGGCATCCCGCACCTGATCACGCCGATCATCACCAACCCGAAGCGGGCCGCGGAGGCCCTGCAGTGGGTGGTCCGCGAGATGGACCTGCGCTACGACGACCTGGCGGCCTTCGGCTTCCGGCACATCGACGACTTCAACGCGGCGGTGCGCTCCGGCAAGACCCAGCCGCTGCCGGGCAGCGAGCGCGAGCTGTCGCCGTACCCGTACCTGCTGGTGATCGTGGACGAGCTGGCCGACCTGATGATGGTCGCGCCGCGCGATGTGGAGGACTCGATCGTCCGCATCACGCAGCTGGCCCGCGCCGCCGGGATCCACCTGGTGCTGGCCACCCAGCGGCCCAGCGTCGACGTCGTCACCGGTCTGATCAAGGCGAACGTGCCGTCGCGGCTGGCCTTCTCCACCTCCTCGCTCGCCGACAGCCGGGTCATCCTGGACCAGAACGGCGCCGAGAAGCTGATCGGCAGGGGCGACGGGCTCTTCCTCCCGATGGGCGCGAACAAGCCGACCCGTATGCAGGGCGCCTTCGTCACCGAGGAGGAGATCGCCAAGATCGTCGAGCACTGCAAGGCGCAGCTCACGCCGACCTACCGGACCGACGTGGCGGTCGGCACGGCGCCCAAGCGGGAGGTCGACGAGGAGATCGGCGACGACCTGGACCTGTTGTGCCAGGCGGCGGAGCTGGTCGTCTCCACCCAGTTCGGCTCGACCTCGATGCTGCAGCGGAAGTTGCGTGTGGGATTCGCCAAGGCGGGCAGGCTGATGGATCTGATGGAATCGCGCGGAATCGTCGGGCCGAGCGAAGGTTCGAAGGCGCGGGATGTCATGGTCAAAGCGGACGAACTGGATGGGGTACTGGCCGTCATCCGCGGTGATGCTCACTCGTAAGAGCACGCGGGGCAACCGTTTCTCCTGTTCGTGCGTCAAGTTGATGCAGGAGGACGACATATGGCCGACTGTCAGGCTCGCCCGGGCTGTCAGGTCCATGCGCGCCGGATCCGTGAGAGACGGTCCGGCAATCCTGATGGCGGACAAAGACCGGCTGTCCGCTTGCCCCACTCTTTCGCTACCCCCCTAGACTGAACTTCCAGCAGGTGGCTGCAGCCTGAAAGGCTTCCTCGTGTCCCTCGGCAACCCGCCCTCCGACGACCGGCCCTCCGTCGGTCGTGCCCTTGCCCAGGCCCGCCTCGCCGCCGGACTGACCGTTGACGAGGTCAGCTCCACGACGCGGGTGCGCGCCCCCATAGTGCTCGCCATCGAACAGGACGACTTCTCCCGTTGCGGTGGCGACGTCTACGCCCGCGGTCACATCCGCAACCTCGCCCGCGCCGTCGGGATCGACCCCGAGCCGCTGGTCCAGCAGTACGCGGACGAGCACGGTGGCGCCACCACCCAGGTCCCCGTCGCGCCGCTCTACGAGGCGGAGCGGATCCGCCCGGACCGCCGCCGTCCGAACTGGACCGCGGCGATGGTCGCGGCGATCGTCGCGGTCGTCGGGTTCGTGGGCTTCACCGCGTTCAACGGCTCCGGCGGAAACTCGCCGTCGGCCGCCGCCAAGCCCTCGGTGACCGCCACCACGGCCAAGCCCAGCCCCAAGCCCGCCGACCCCAAGCCCGAGCCGTCGAACAGCGCGATCGCGGCCGCCCCGGTGGGCAAGGTGACGGTGAAGCTGACCGCGGACGTCGGCAAGAGCTGGATCCAGGCCACGGACAGCACCGGCAAGCCGCTCTTCGCCGGGAACCTGGAGAAGGGCGACGCCAAGACCTTCACCGACGACAAGAAGATCAAGTTGGTCATCGGTGACGCGGGCGCCATCAAGCTCTTCGTCAACGGCAAGGACCTCGGTCCCGCGGGCACGGACGGCCAGGTCGTACGGCTCACCTTCACCCCCGGAGACCCCCAGGCCGGGTGAACGTAAGAGGGACGGCTGGGACAAAGTAGGCTGAGCCTATGCCCGAACCCCGTACCGTCGCCCTTGTCACGCTCGGCTGCGCCCGCAATGAGGTGGATTCCGAGGAGCTCGCCGGCCGTCTGGCGGCGGACGGCTGGCAGCTGGTGGATGACGCCGCGGACGCCGACGTCGCCGTGGTCAACACCTGCGGCTTCGTCGACGCCGCCAAGAAGGACTCCGTGGACGCCCTCCTGGAAGCCAATGACCTCAAGGGTCATGGCCGCACCCAGGCGGTCGTCGCGGTCGGCTGCATGGCCGAGCGGTACGGCAAGGAGCTCTCCGAGGCCCTGCCCGAGGCCGACGCGGTGCTCGGCTTCGACGACTACACGGACATCTCCGACCGCCTCCAGACCATCCTGTCCGGCGGTGTGCACGCCTCGCACACCCCGCGCGACCGCCGCAAGCTGCTGCCGATCAGCCCCGCCGAGCGGCAGGGCGCCGCGGTGGCGCTGCCCGGCCACGCGCAGGAGGCCCCGGCCCCCGCGCCGGCCGACCTCCCCGAGGGCGTCGCCCCCGCCTCGGGGCCGCGCGCACCGCTGCGCCGCCGCCTGGACGACAGCCCGGTCGCCTCGGTGAAGCTGGCCTCCGGCTGCGACCGCCGCTGCTCGTTCTGCGCCATCCCGTCCTTCCGCGGCTCGTTCATCTCCCGCCGCCCCTCGGACGTCCTCGGCGAGACGCGCTGGCTCGCCGACCAGGGTGTCAGCGAGGTCATGCTGGTCAGCGAGAACAACACCTCGTACGGCAAGGACCTCGGCGACATCCGGCTGCTGGAGACGCTGCTGCCCGAGCTGGCGGCCGTCCCGGGCATCGAGCGGATCCGGGTCAGCTACCTGCAGCCCGCCGAGATGCGCCCCGGCCTGATCGACGCCCTGACCTCGACCCACAAGGTCATGCCGTACTTCGACCTGTCCTTCCAGCACTCGGCGCCCGGCGTGCTGCGCGCGATGCGCCGCTTCGGCAGCACCGAGAGCTTCCTGGAACTGCTCGGTACCATCCGCGGCAAGGCCCCGGAGGCCGGTGTCCGCTCCAACTTCATCGTCGGCTTCCCCGGTGAGACCGAGGCGGACCTGGAGGAGCTGGAACGCTTCCTCAGCTCCGCGCGGCTCGACGCCATCGGCGTCTTCGGGTACTCGGACGAGGACGGCACCGAAGCGGCCGGCTACGGGGACAAGCTCGACGAGGACACCGTCGCCCAGCGGCTGGCCCGGGTCTCGCGTCTCGCGGAGGAGCTGACCGCTCAGCGCGC from the Streptomyces sp. RKAG293 genome contains:
- a CDS encoding helix-turn-helix domain-containing protein → MSLGNPPSDDRPSVGRALAQARLAAGLTVDEVSSTTRVRAPIVLAIEQDDFSRCGGDVYARGHIRNLARAVGIDPEPLVQQYADEHGGATTQVPVAPLYEAERIRPDRRRPNWTAAMVAAIVAVVGFVGFTAFNGSGGNSPSAAAKPSVTATTAKPSPKPADPKPEPSNSAIAAAPVGKVTVKLTADVGKSWIQATDSTGKPLFAGNLEKGDAKTFTDDKKIKLVIGDAGAIKLFVNGKDLGPAGTDGQVVRLTFTPGDPQAG
- the rimO gene encoding 30S ribosomal protein S12 methylthiotransferase RimO; the protein is MPEPRTVALVTLGCARNEVDSEELAGRLAADGWQLVDDAADADVAVVNTCGFVDAAKKDSVDALLEANDLKGHGRTQAVVAVGCMAERYGKELSEALPEADAVLGFDDYTDISDRLQTILSGGVHASHTPRDRRKLLPISPAERQGAAVALPGHAQEAPAPAPADLPEGVAPASGPRAPLRRRLDDSPVASVKLASGCDRRCSFCAIPSFRGSFISRRPSDVLGETRWLADQGVSEVMLVSENNTSYGKDLGDIRLLETLLPELAAVPGIERIRVSYLQPAEMRPGLIDALTSTHKVMPYFDLSFQHSAPGVLRAMRRFGSTESFLELLGTIRGKAPEAGVRSNFIVGFPGETEADLEELERFLSSARLDAIGVFGYSDEDGTEAAGYGDKLDEDTVAQRLARVSRLAEELTAQRALERLGSTVRVLVESIDEETGEAVGRADHQAPETDGSTTLTSCEGLKPGMMVTAKVIDTEGVDLIAEPLTGGDCSVEEVGR